A genome region from Nicotiana tabacum cultivar K326 chromosome 13, ASM71507v2, whole genome shotgun sequence includes the following:
- the LOC107784734 gene encoding calcineurin B-like protein 7, giving the protein MGGKASKKDRARSVLADPIALASETIFTVSEVEALLDLYKKLSCSITKDGLIHKEELLLALFKNHKKENLFADRIFALFDAKQNGQIDFEEFVQALSIFHPRTPESEKIAYAFKLYDLGHTGYIEREELKEMVLALLDESDLHLSDDVVEAIVDKTFKETDTNGDGRIDQEEWREYAARNPTLLRNMTLPYLMDVNLAFPSFVLGTGAED; this is encoded by the exons ATGGGTGGCAAAGCTTCTAAAAAAGATAGAGCAAGATCTGTATTGGCAGATCCCATTGCACTTGCTTCTGAAACGATTT TCACTGTCAGCGAAGTAGAAGCATTGCTGGATCTATACAAGAAGTTAAGCTGCTCCATCACCAAAGACGGGCTGATCCATAAG GAAGAACTCTTACTGGCACTTTTCAAGAACCATAAGAAAGAAAACCTTTTCGCTGACAGG ATATTTGCCCTTTTTGATGCCAAGCAAAATGGACAAATTGATTTTGAAGAATTTGTACAAGCATTGAGCATTTTCCATCCAAGGACTCCTGAATCTGAGAAAATTGCAT ATGCATTTAAGTTATATGATCTTGGGCACACTGGCTACATCGAGCGCGAGGAG TTGAAGGAGATGGTCTTAGCTCTTCTCGACGAATCTGATCTTCACCTTTCAGATGATGTTGTTGAAGCCATTGTCGACAAG ACATTTAAAGAAACAGATACAAATGGTGATGGCAGGATCGACCAAGAGGAGTGGAGAGAATATGCAGCTAGAAATCCAACGTTGTTAAGAAACATGACTCTTCCATATTTAAT GGATGTCAATTTAGCATTTCCGAGCTTTGTCCTAGGCACTGGCGCGGAGGACTAA